Part of the Drosophila pseudoobscura strain MV-25-SWS-2005 chromosome 2, UCI_Dpse_MV25, whole genome shotgun sequence genome, CAAAGAAGTAGGATGAGGACGGTAAATGCGACCAGTGTGGCCAGAAGTATAAGCAGCCAGAACAGCACCTTATTCTCAGCCTTATATTGAGTCTGCAGTGGTGTTAGATTCTATTAAGGTAGTGTATGGCTAATCATTGGTTCAACCATTTCAAAAACTTACGTTCGTCTGTAATGCGTCGTCTTGCGGCATAATTGCATAGGAATTATTGTGCTGGGACAGACGCTGCTGTATATCCGATATGTCAACTAATGACGTGCTGCCATATAGCACCGTAGCGGTGACGACACTTCGGTCCTTGATACCTGGATTATTGACAGGAATGTCTTTGGCACCTGGCTCATCAGGTCGCAGCGGTCGTATTGAGTGAATTAACACCTTTCCGCCGGTTATGGCAGAAAGCGTTTCTTCAGTTTTAGCCTTATCTGGGTTGTGACCAGGTACCACAAAAGTCACCATGCGCTTCCGACTTTCAGGTGGGTAGATGCGAATTGTTGTTGTCGAAAATCGCACAGGTACTCCTAGGTCGTAAGCACGCGCAGTTAAAATAAACACTTCGTTGTCATCGTCAGAACTGGAAGATGTACTTGGATCCCGATGTCTTCGTTCACTGGCGTCCGTCATGGACCGCAGGTGAATCTTATCCTGAATTGTTAATTCCCCGGTGACCTTGTCCAGcttaaatttgttttcataGTTGCCACTGATCAGTTCGTACCGCACTTCGTTGTTGGGTGCCGTTGCATCTTTGTCTTCCGCATTAATTACGGCCGTGGTGGTGAAGCCCAAGAGATCCGGCGTCAAAATAAACTCATACAGATCCTTGTCAAATATTGGCGTCTCATCGTTAACATCTATTAGCTTAATGATTAGAGGGACTTGTGCTCGATTACCTTCACCATCCATGTCCCGAGCCTCTACGTACAGGTGATATTCCGGCATTACCTCGCGATCATAGCCATGATTATTTGTCGATATTGTGATTAATCCATTCTCTGCATCGAGGTTAACAGATGTATTTAGATAACCCAGAATGGCAGTATATCGTACTTTGCCACCCAATCCCGAGTCTAAGTCAGTGGCATGCACTTGAACCACCTTAGTTCCCACTGTCATATTCTCGGGAAGCTCCACTGTGTAGGAGGGCTGGTCAAAGACTGGTGCATTATCATTAACGTCATTGATGTAGACGGTCACGTTTACAACGGCTGTGAGATTTGTAGCCGGACCCACTTCCTGAGCCATCACCTGAAACTGTACAGAGTGTCGCATTTCGTAGTCTAACAGCGTATTATCTCGTACGCGCACTAGAAACGATGCACTGCGCTCTGCTACATTTGGTGTTATCTCAAATGTTCCATTATTGTTCAGCAACGTCAGCGAGAAAACTCCATTTTTTCCAGTGTCGTCGTCATAGATGCGCGGTACATATGGGTCAACGAATATTAGTGCTGTGCCTTGCGGTGCATTTTCGTCTACCCTCGAAACGTAGCTGCAGCAAAGAAACAGCGATTGAGTTAGATAGAGAAAAGTTCGAGTTGGAAAGCCTCGAGGAATTCCAGTGGATGCCTAATAATACTTACTGATCGTTTTCGAAGTATGGAGGTGAATTGGTACGATCTGGCAGAAAGAACGCCAATTGCACAGTAGATGCCAATGCTGGCGGTTCGTCACGACCAACTTTAACTTCTTCCGCAATTACCGTAAGCAGCACTGGATCACCCACATGCGTTATAAAAGCAATATCTTCAAGAGGTcgcattaaaaatatttcaccTAAAAAAAACCATAGTTCATTAAACAGGAACagtcggttcggttcggtttggttcgaagcttaaaaaaaaaataaaaagttacaTTTTGATGCCCAATGCCACTACTGGGTTGATATGAAATCCTAATattatatttgaaatataccatgcaatGAATAAGTATACTGAAGATCTTCATGGAAGGGTcgccacaaacaaaaatatgctTCCCATTGCAATGAAGGTAGTACGaggagtacatatgtacacacatgcacatcGATGACGAGAAGGTGATGAGGTAGACGGCTTGTCATTATATTCAAGAGCCTGCCGCAGCATTCCGAATGCGGCTTCAGAGCAAAAGCCATCAAACTGCTACTGGGAAGCACAGACGATTCGAGTCTAGTAGCTACGGGACTAGCACGAAACAAGGAAGTCTCACTGCAGTGGATCCATTGATGGGTTATGGGTGCGGGAAATGAAGAGGCGGGTAGAATTGCGGCAAAGAACTTGGCCGCCCCGAACGGGTATTACAACTGTGGTCGGGAAAAGTTGGTTTTGGCGAGACaaagagagaagaagaggTGAAGATGGTCTGTGTAATCTAACGAGTCTAACTACAAAGCGGGTTGCCGTTCGCTCCCCCTATTGGTGTTCCCCGGTAGTTATGTTAATATCGGTTACCTGATGTTGCGCTGCTGCTATTTTCTTGCTTGAACAGAATCATTGTTGTGGTTTTGGATTTTTGTCCAATTTATTTTGCTTGCCTACTTGTGCCCTATGTTCTTCGAATGTCGCACATGTGCAGAAAAAGGTTTCTAGTTTCTGAGACACAGATATTCGGAGGAGCTAGTCTATCTATGCAAGACTAAAGtcttgtttgttttgatttttataattttatcctaaataataattatatgaaAAACCATATGTACTGGTGATATATACCGCTTGTGTCATTGATGTCAAAAAACGAAGTAAATGGGTTGTTTTCCGAGACCAATCCAAATCGAATCTCCCGCGGGTTTCCTTTGTCGCCGTCCTCCGCATGTACTTGCAATATCTTCGTttgaatcaaatcaaatgattgTTAatacatgaatatatatatatacaaatatagcTTAATAGCTTATACCTTATCGCCTGGTAGAATGCCAGTAGGCAGTTTGGTAACTGGCGGCGCCGAAGTGAAAACAGGAGGTTGGTCTTGAACATCCTGGACGATGACTACAATTTCCATGCCAGCGATGTTGCGACTGTCTTGGCCAGGTTCAGCGTAAGCATCCTATACGAAGGTAATGCTAAACAAAGGAGCGAATCGATTTGGCTTTTACTCACATTGGCAAGTATAGTTAGATGGTACATGGCTTGCTTTTCGAAGTCCAATGgtcccaaaagaaaaactgtACCTTCTGTTGTTTCGGACGATACAATTTTTTGTCTTATCGCAAAAAGCGGAGAACCCTGGGGAGAAAAGAGGTCAGAATGTCTGCCTAATGCATCTGTTAACATTAAACTTACCCATAACTCGAGGTAGACTGGTTTTTGAAACAGTGGATTCTTTCGCGCAATTACGTAATTTAATTCCGTGCCGCGTTTAGCATCCTTTGAAAAGAGCAAGAAAACAATTGTCTGTAATTTGAGTGTATGAAAATAGCAAAGTCCGGGTCCCGGGTCTTCATTTTAGGATCGTCTCATGAGATATTTGCTAGTTTCTGGCTTAGTGACAAACGGATGGacaataaaatgtatttatgcTTGTACTGTCTTCTACTTGTACTCTGGTTTACCGGGTAGGATATAACGAGGTTTATAATTCAGATATTTTAGAACAAGACTTGTTCGGGGATATTGTAGAGCTAGGAAATGGAATTAAATTGTTGACGGACGGACACGTTTAtcccctgtctctctctcttaaagCCACTATTAAGAAACATATCGAAggatattatttataattggAATTTGATCCTATGAAATAACATATTACAAATATTCTCACCTCAGGTATCATTATAATGCCGGGCTTGTGTGGAAATATGAGGTCATGAGGTGTGGTAAAATTGGTTGCTGTAATTGAGCACAATTGAGTGGCCATGCCACCTTTTGAGTCCTTCACTGAAACCTGGAAGTCGTAATAGCGCCCAGGCTCCAAGCGACGCTGAAGCACGATGTTTGCTTGGCAAACCGAATTGTACTTGGTGCATGGAAGCGAATCCACTTTGACGGTGGACGAAAATGCATCACCCACAAACTCAAAGGTCAATGGATAGTCGAACTCCTCGTCAGTGGCACGCAATCTGTAGATAACTGAGTTTACTTGCGCGTCCGCCGGCACCAGTACCAGTCGCATGCGCGTCGAAGGATCGAATTTAGGATCCACGCCTTGAATGTGATGTGGACACAGAATACCAATTAGAAGGCTGATTGTCAGCAATCGATAGGCGGTCATTGCACTCAGCCAGGGCCCAAAAAAAGCCCATAGAGATAGCCAGCCTTGTTGAAtctgttgatgttgctggGAGGTAGTTGGGGTGTAGTAGTAGCATTCCTTTTCGAGTATCGGTCCCGCATTTGAAGTTAAGCCGTTCTGTTCCTTTCCCATGTGGCGTGGCGGTATGACTGTTTTGTTCTTTACAGATTGACTGCTACTATTGGAAGCCATTTCTGTAATGAAAACAGGTAACTTTAAAATCAGTCTTACTTTTTTTGAGCTGTTGTttttaaaagcaaaaatatagTTATCTCACGGTCGATCAATTTCAAGTTCTTTTGGttatctttaaaaatattattaaggTAGCTAACTTAAGCGCGCTGAAGCTTATATGTATACCCTAGAAGCTACAAGACAAACAATATCAATATCTTTCAAGCAAACTAACCAATACATTTCCTTCCATCATAAACACACCCAATCATATCTGTTTCGTTCCTTCTTATGTTAGATATCTGATATAATGGTCCATGATCCGCATACTAAATTGAAAATGTCGCTGAGAATCCTTTAGTTAAGGAAACGCTAGATCGACTCCTCTATTGATCCTTGCTGATCAGAATTGTGATACCGGTATTTACACAAAAAACTCCGCCATAATTTATTTGTGCCTTCAAAGC contains:
- the Cad86C gene encoding cadherin-86C isoform X3 — encoded protein: MASNSSSQSVKNKTVIPPRHMGKEQNGLTSNAGPILEKECYYYTPTTSQQHQQIQQGWLSLWAFFGPWLSAMTAYRLLTISLLIGILCPHHIQGVDPKFDPSTRMRLVLVPADAQVNSVIYRLRATDEEFDYPLTFEFVGDAFSSTVKVDSLPCTKYNSVCQANIVLQRRLEPGRYYDFQVSVKDSKGGMATQLCSITATNFTTPHDLIFPHKPGIIMIPEDAKRGTELNYVIARKNPLFQKPVYLELWGSPLFAIRQKIVSSETTEGTVFLLGPLDFEKQAMYHLTILANDAYAEPGQDSRNIAGMEIVVIVQDVQDQPPVFTSAPPVTKLPTGILPGDKILQVHAEDGDKGNPREIRFGLVSENNPFTSFFDINDTSGEIFLMRPLEDIAFITHVGDPVLLTVIAEEVKVGRDEPPALASTVQLAFFLPDRTNSPPYFENDHYVSRVDENAPQGTALIFVDPYVPRIYDDDTGKNGVFSLTLLNNNGTFEITPNVAERSASFLVRVRDNTLLDYEMRHSVQFQVMAQEVGPATNLTAVVNVTVYINDVNDNAPVFDQPSYTVELPENMTVGTKVVQVHATDLDSGLGGKVRYTAILGYLNTSVNLDAENGLITISTNNHGYDREVMPEYHLYVEARDMDGEGNRAQVPLIIKLIDVNDETPIFDKDLYEFILTPDLLGFTTTAVINAEDKDATAPNNEVRYELISGNYENKFKLDKVTGELTIQDKIHLRSMTDASERRHRDPSTSSSSDDDNEVFILTARAYDLGVPVRFSTTTIRIYPPESRKRMVTFVVPGHNPDKAKTEETLSAITGGKVLIHSIRPLRPDEPGAKDIPVNNPGIKDRSVVTATVLYGSTSLVDISDIQQRLSQHNNSYAIMPQDDALQTNNLTPLQTQYKAENKVLFWLLILLATLVAFTVLILLLCCICSWCPLYGAATSQSGWEDAMPGQRRNPRIPERNLPDGSSMTVVNILAKT
- the Cad86C gene encoding cadherin-86C isoform X4, translating into MASNSSSQSVKNKTVIPPRHMGKEQNGLTSNAGPILEKECYYYTPTTSQQHQQIQQGWLSLWAFFGPWLSAMTAYRLLTISLLIGILCPHHIQGVDPKFDPSTRMRLVLVPADAQVNSVIYRLRATDEEFDYPLTFEFVGDAFSSTVKVDSLPCTKYNSVCQANIVLQRRLEPGRYYDFQVSVKDSKGGMATQLCSITATNFTTPHDLIFPHKPGIIMIPEDAKRGTELNYVIARKNPLFQKPVYLELWGSPLFAIRQKIVSSETTEGTVFLLGPLDFEKQAMYHLTILANDAYAEPGQDSRNIAGMEIVVIVQDVQDQPPVFTSAPPVTKLPTGILPGDKILQVHAEDGDKGNPREIRFGLVSENNPFTSFFDINDTSGEIFLMRPLEDIAFITHVGDPVLLTVIAEEVKVGRDEPPALASTVQLAFFLPDRTNSPPYFENDHYVSRVDENAPQGTALIFVDPYVPRIYDDDTGKNGVFSLTLLNNNGTFEITPNVAERSASFLVRVRDNTLLDYEMRHSVQFQVMAQEVGPATNLTAVVNVTVYINDVNDNAPVFDQPSYTVELPENMTVGTKVVQVHATDLDSGLGGKVRYTAILGYLNTSVNLDAENGLITISTNNHGYDREVMPEYHLYVEARDMDGEGNRAQVPLIIKLIDVNDETPIFDKDLYEFILTPDLLGFTTTAVINAEDKDATAPNNEVRYELISGNYENKFKLDKVTGELTIQDKIHLRSMTDASERRHRDPSTSSSSDDDNEVFILTARAYDLGVPVRFSTTTIRIYPPESRKRMVTFVVPGHNPDKAKTEETLSAITGGKVLIHSIRPLRPDEPGAKDIPVNNPGIKDRSVVTATVLYGSTSLVDISDIQQRLSQHNNSYAIMPQDDALQTNTQYKAENKVLFWLLILLATLVAFTVLILLLCCICSWCPLYGAATSQSGWEDAMPGQRRNPRIPERNLPDGSSMTVVNILAKT